Proteins from a genomic interval of Apium graveolens cultivar Ventura unplaced genomic scaffold, ASM990537v1 ctg2796, whole genome shotgun sequence:
- the LOC141700711 gene encoding protein EXORDIUM-like 5: MSIPLFLYSFLIFFFFLHNANSLPRTSKSTATSTTLLDVGNHQVYNPQAKLPDIRTNPLSASKKFEGSSDLVHLRYHMGPVLSSPINIYLIWYGKWANPHKLLIKDFLLSISSKGSPSPSVSDWWRTVSLYTDQTGANISRTVLIAGEYTDHLYSHGKDLTRLTVQDVIASAVKSKPFPVDHKTGIYLILTADDVTMQDYCRAVCGFHYFTFPSKVGYTLPYAWIGHSIKQCPEVCAYPFAVPGYMGGGGPGALHPPNGDIGVDGMISVIGHELAELSSNPLVNAWYAGEDPTAPTEIGDLCEGLYGTGGGGGYIGQVMKDRKGRTFNLHGRRGRKFLVQWIWSPVLKACAGPNALD; this comes from the coding sequence ATGTCAATACCTCTCTTCTTGTACTCTTTCCTCATTTTCTTCTTTTTCCTTCACAATGCTAATTCACTACCAAGAACTAGCAAGTCTACTGCCACCAGCACCACACTTCTTGATGTTGGTAACCACCAAGTGTACAACCCACAAGCAAAGCTTCCTGATATCAGGACGAATCCCCTTTCGGCCTCGAAAAAATTCGAAGGCTCGTCTGATTTAGTCCATCTCCGCTACCATATGGGCCCTGTGCTCTCCTCTCCTATCAACATTTATCTAATTTGGTATGGCAAGTGGGCTAATCCCCACAAGCTCCTTATCAAGGACTTTCTCCTTTCCATTTCCTCCAAAGGTTCCCCCTCGCCTTCTGTCTCGGATTGGTGGCGCACGGTCTCGCTCTATACTGACCAGACCGGCGCCAACATTTCAAGAACTGTACTAATTGCCGGGGAGTACACTGACCATTTGTACTCCCACGGCAAGGACCTGACTCGGCTCACTGTCCAGGATGTTATCGCCTCTGCGGTTAAGTCCAAGCCTTTTCCAGTAGACCACAAGACCGGGATCTACCTCATTCTTACTGCTGATGATGTGACAATGCAAGACTATTGTCGCGCTGTTTGTGGGTTCCATTACTTTACATTTCCGTCAAAAGTTGGTTACACACTCCCTTACGCATGGATAGGGCACTCCATCAAGCAATGCCCTGAGGTATGCGCGTATCCATTTGCTGTTCCTGGTTACATGGGCGGAGGAGGGCCTGGAGCCCTGCATCCGCCCAATGGGGACATAGGAGTTGATGGTATGATAAGTGTGATCGGACATGAGCTAGCAGAGCTGTCATCTAATCCACTAGTGAACGCGTGGTACGCTGGAGAGGATCCAACAGCACCGACAGAGATTGGGGACCTATGCGAGGGATTGTACGGAACAGGAGGAGGCGGAGGCTACATTGGACAGGTGATGAAGGACAGAAAAGGGAGGACCTTCAATTTACATGGTAGAAGAGGTAGAAAATTTCTGGTGCAGTGGATCTGGAGTCCTGTTTTGAAGGCTTGTGCCGGTCCTAATGCTTTGGACTGA